In the Theobroma cacao cultivar B97-61/B2 chromosome 1, Criollo_cocoa_genome_V2, whole genome shotgun sequence genome, one interval contains:
- the LOC18613690 gene encoding DNA replication licensing factor MCM7 has protein sequence MKDLDFNADKVLSKEFLSNFADATGEAKYMNILQDVANHKIRAVQIDLEDLFNYKDLDEEFLRRVTENTRRYIGIFAGAIDELLPEPTEAFPDDDHDILMTQRAEDGTNNADGSDPHQKMPPEIKRYYEVYIRAPSKGQAFTIREVKASYIGQLVKISGIVTRCSDVKPLMQVAVYTCEECGYEIYQDVTARVFMPLFECPSKRCSVNKTKGNLILQLRASKFLKFQEAKIQELAEHVPKGHIPRSMTVHFRGELTRKVAPGDVVELSGIFLPIPYTGFRALRAGLVADTYLEAMSVTHFKKKYEEYELRGDEEEQIARLAEDGDIYNKLARSLAPEIYGHEDVKKALLLLLVGAPHRKLKDGMKIRGDLHICLMGDPGVAKSQLLKHIINIAPRGVYTTGRGSSGVGLTAAVQKDPVTNEMVLEGGALVLADMGICAIDEFDKMDESDRTAIHEVMEQQTVSIAKAGITTSLNARTAILAAANPAWGRYDLRRTPAENINLPPALLSRFDLLWLILDRADMDSDLEMARHVVYVHQNKESPALGFTPLEPSVLRAYISAARRLSPYVPKELEEYIATAYSSIRQEEAKSNTPHSYTTVRTLLSILRISAALARLRFSETVAQSDVDEALRLMQMSKFSLYSDDRQKSGLDAISDIYSILRDEAARANRMDVSYAHALNWISRKGYSEAQLKECLEEYAALNVWQIHPHTFDIRFIDA, from the exons ATGAAGGACCTCGACTTCAACGCAGACAAAG TTCTCTCCAAGGAGTTCCTCTCAAACTTCGCAGATGCGACTGGCGAGGCCAAATACATGAACATTCTG CAAGATGTCGCAAATCATAAAATTAGAGCAGTGCAGATCGATCTTGAGGACCTATTTAAC TACAAAGACTTGGATGAGGAATTTCTCAGGCGGGTTACTGAGAACACTCGAAGATATATTGGAATTTTCGCAGGTGCAATCGATGAGCTCTTGCCGGAGCCCACTGAGGCCTTTCCTGATGATGATCATGATATATTGATGACACAGAGGGCTGAGGATGGAACCAATAATGCAGATGGGTCTGATCCGCATCAGAAGATGCCTCCTGAGATTAAACGTTACTA TGAAGTTTATATCAGAGCACCTTCAAAGGGGCAGGCATTTACCATTAGGGAGGTTAAGGCTTCATATATTGGCCAGCTTGTAAAAATATCTGGTATTGTGACCCGTTGTTCAGATGTTAAGCCTCTGATGCAGGTAGCTGTGTACACATGTGAAGAATGTGGCTATGAAATTTATCAG GATGTAACTGCTCGAGTATTCATGCCCTTGTTTGAGTGCCCATCAAAGCGTTGTTCAGTGAACAAGACAAAGGGGAACCTCATCCTTCAACTTAGAGCATCCAAGTTTTTGAAGTTCCAGGAG GCTAAGATTCAAGAGTTGGCAGAGCATGTTCCAAAAGGTCACATTCCACGGTCAATGACGGTACATTTTAGAGGAGAACTGACGAGAAAG GTAGCTCCAGGTGATGTTGTTGAATTATCAGGGATCTTTCTTCCTATTCCTTACACTGGTTTTAGGGCACTGCGTGCTGGGTTAGTTGCAGATACATACTTGGAAGCCATGTCTGTCAcccatttcaagaaaaaatatgAAGA GTATGAACTTAGGGGAGATGAGGAAGAGCAAATTGCACGTTTAGCTGAGGATGGTGATATATATAACAAGTTGGCACGGTCATTAGCACCTGAAATTTATGGACATGAAGATGTTAAAAAAGctctgcttcttcttcttgtggGTGCTCCTCATCGGAAGCTAAAGGATGGGATGAAG ATCAGAGGAGATTTACATATTTGTTTGATGGGTGATCCTGGTGTTGCCAAAAGTCAGCTTCTTAAGCACATTATAAATATAGCACCCAGGGGAGTCTATACCACTGGCAGAGGAAGCAGTGGAGTTGGTTTAACTGCAGCCGTGCAGAAAGATCCTGTGACAAATGAGATGGTTTTGGAAGGTGGAGCCTTG GTGTTAGCAGATATGGGTATATGTGCTATTGATGAGTTTGACAAGATGGACGAATCTGATCGTACAGCAATACATGAAGTTATGGAGCAGCAGACTGTCAGTATTGCAAAGGCAGGGATCACCACATCTCTGAATGCAAGAACTGCAATTCTTGCTGCTGCTAATCCAGCCTG GGGAAGATATGACCTACGTAGGACTCCAGCTGAAAATATCAATCTCCCTCCAGCCCTGCTATCAAGATTTGATCTTCTGTGGTTGATCCTAGATCGAGCAGATATGGATAGTGATCTTGAGATGGCAAGGCATGTTGTTTATGTGCACCAGAATAAAGAATCTCCTGCTCTTGGGTTCACTCCGCTTGAACCTTCTGTTCTTCG tgCATATATTTCTGCTGCAAGAAGATTATCACCTTATGTTCCAAAGGAGCTGGAAGAGTATATTGCTACAGCATATTCCAGCATTCGGCAAGAAGAAGCAAAATCGAATACCCCTCATTCATATACTACTGTGAGGACTCTACTCAGCATTCTTCGGATATCAGCA GCGCTAGCAAGGCTTCGTTTCTCTGAAACTGTGGCCCAGAGTGACGTGGATGAGGCTCTTAGGTTGATGCAAATGTCTAAATTCTCTTTGTATTCAGATGATCGTCAGAAATCTGGTCTGGATGCCATCTCTGATATATATTCAATCTTAAGGGATGAAGCTGCAAGGGCTAACAGGATGGATGTGAGCTATGCCCATGCACTGAATTGGATCTCTAGAAAG GGATATAGTGAAGCTCAGTTGAAAGAATGTTTAGAGGAATATGCTGCCTTAAATGTGTGGCAAATACATCCTCACACCTTTGACATCCGGTTTATTGATGCCTGA